The Manduca sexta isolate Smith_Timp_Sample1 chromosome 15, JHU_Msex_v1.0, whole genome shotgun sequence genome includes the window ataaataaattttatactgttacaaaaataatacaatacgtATTTTTCTCAACAGAATGTATGTCACTTCCgcataacatttaataaaaaatttgtttttctacaatattatacatgagtaatgtagttttaatCGCATATCTCATTTAAATTCGAAAACTAAAAGTGATGTATCCTACATTACTTATGTTATTGCATCAGTAATATTACATCTACCCAACAGAAATTGTCAGCactttatacaaacaaaatttcTCCAATAAACTCAATATACTATCTGTTAAACAATAAGTATgtgaagaataataattatgctaTCCTCCAGTACGTCCAAATTAGACGATCCCACGCGTGATAACGCGGAGCGCTCGCCGGTATGGCATTCGCCGTATTTGGATATTGGGTGCAACTCTAATGTTTATGTTACATTATGGACTTACTGTAAATAAGGTTATAAATGGTATGCGGAAGTCATCTACATcttgtatttcaataaataattaggtTCCACAACAAAGCtccattagtaaataaatactattaaagtACCAGCGAGTTCACTCTATGATGACGCATCGCGGCAGGTGCTCGTGTAGGTAGTCGAACAGTTCGGGCGACGCGCCGGGACAGTTGGTCAACTCCAGTTCACGTAATTGGCGCAGTTGTATCAGACTTGACAGCCCGCCAGAAGTCAATAAGGGGCAACCTGAAATGAAAcaacaaaatagatttttttgggatgagataaaatatctattagGATTCCATCAATCTATCTAACCATACCCATCTGCTTATACGTATATCGTTTTAAGTGATCACATTTATCATGTCATGTCGTTAATATATTACCCGATATCGATACGCCATTTAAAGTGTCTCACAAAATTCTTAATGTATATGTTTAAACTGCATAGATTAGAGTTTAGACAATTATATTCACTTACCAGCTAACGATAGCAATTGGAGGGATCGCATTCCACAGAGGTGTTGCACTCCGAAATCTCTTAATTGTGAGCACCATCTCAGAAACAATGCGACAAGCGACTGCATCGTACTTATATATCCCACGCCTATATCTGTTATATGGACACACCTGTAACAAATTGTTAGTCgtacttaaatttaatattaatatgttttgatCTGCACACATTTTCCTACCTTATTCTACAATTTATTCCAGATGTTGTAAAGTGGTTTTGGCTATGTTTTACCCCCAAAAGTGTTGGTCGCCTGGTAATCAAACCAAGGATCTTCGAGCCCATTGGGTTGCCATTACGCCATgacagcaataaaatatattttttttccaagacATATTACTTTGAAATCTCGACCATTATTATATCGCTTggatattatatacataatgtttCAAAATCGTTAATCAGCAAATATGAATGTGGATTGCATTGGAATATACCTGTCGAGCGTAAGTTCCTCGAGATGGTTGAGGTCGCAGGCGATGTACTCGAGCGCATTGTCGGTGACGCGCGGGCACCAGCTCAAGTCGAGACTGCGCAGGCGCGGCAGGTTCTCCGCCAGCAGCTCCACGCCCTCATCCGTCACCTTGCTGCACCCGCTCAGCGACAGCACCGTCAGGTTTGGTAACGAGTGCACTGCCGAATACAGCATATTTTATACTTCCCACATGACGGCGGCAGTTGCCAACAAAAAGAGAAAGCAATCCcatgattatttaatttacaagatCACATTAATTGGAATCACTGTTAAGCATCAGTTCCTTAGTTGTAGCTCTGTCTAGCGTGTCACCGATTAAAGCGTGAGCttgcttaaattattttatgcaagtAAGTTAGTAGTAAGTTTTTAGGGTTCCACAGCCCAAAAGGAGCTCTAATAGGATGGAGGGTGTTGTCCTGTTTGTCTGCACGGATCCTTTTTTTCAGGAACGCGACGAGGTATccagttgaaatttatattatatactcggGTCTCTGAAAAACTCAatgcgatcaaaagatataGCCGTCTACATTGCACAATTTACGATTTTAAAAGTGAATGACAACATGTAGGGTACTTCTCGTTGACCTAGAATTATTATTACCTTTGGTAAGACGAAATGTCTTACAGCACAAtgcacatgtaaaggaaaatattcctAAAACCGTACATATGTACtttttaacatacaaaaaaCTACTTATTACAAACTGATTATTTTCGGATGGTGCAATAACCGTATCTAGAAATCGAACGGCAAATTCATTTCGTCAAGATTGAACTCATATACTTAGATACTGCACCTACAATAATCTACAAGTTTGTATGAAACTCTCGGTGCGCGTGTTCAAGTCGCACTTGtcttgttttttgttatatttgttccattcttaaatattaaagattttaagtaaataatatgcCAACATACCGATATTTACAACACCATGGTTGGTAAGCTCCCAACAGCTGTGTAAACGAAGCACACTCAACGAGGCGCTCTGCTTCGGCGAAAAATAACCAAGGGCAGCATCAGTCACGTGGTATGCTTGTAGTGAGAATTCATACAACGATGGTAGCAGTTGAGCCACCGCACCAACCTATGGTGGCCATAAACAATAATGCTAAGTGGTGCAAATCAgaatatacttatgtatattttatttaaatttatattacttctaGGTGCGCTTTTACGGTTAACATTATAATGCTCAAGTTCGAACTACACGGAAATAGATACTTACTGCTTCGTCAGCAATGTTAATGCAGTCAGTAAGCGTGAGTGATACGATTCGAGGTGTTAGACATGCCCATAAGCCAGCCTCTGTTATTTCGTTACATCCAGTTAGTTCTAGCTCAAAGAGAACCTAAAAATGAATAGTGAAAGTCAAATGAGCGtttgttatacaaaataatcgTCAACGTGAAATGTTTTAGTGCGACCTACCTGAAGATGATCCAAAATTGCTTCCAACCCCCTATCAGTTATCGTACATCCTTTAAGACTAATAGCGTGGACATGATGTGCAGACAGCGGGAATTGTCTTATAAACTCGTTTATATCGTCATCTGACGCCGACACCAGCACCACCCCGCGGATACCTCTTCGTATTAATGAGTTGTAGAACCTTTGCATGCAACATCCGGTCGCAGAACGCAGTTCCCGACAATCCAACACCGCAACGAGCCCGGTCCACCATCGCGGCGACGAGTACAGCACGTCGCGCCACCTCGTGCACACTTGCGCAAGCGTCCGCCTGTCGCTCGCGTTGAAGTACAGGAAGAATTTATCAAGAAATCTTTCCTCGAGTATAAACTGGTTCCAGAGCAGCGGGCGCGGCGAGggccggcggcggcgcggcacGCGGGGCGCGGCCGGCGCGGCGGGCCCGCACAGCGCGTTGGCCACGCGCTCCACCACGCCCGGCGAGCGCTTGCGGCCCCGCAGCCCCAGCCCGGTGATGCGGCGCGACAGCTCGGCGGACGCGCGCTCCACCACGCCTTGCGCTGATACTGAAGACATTTTCACTTTGACGCGTCGTATGGTGTCCGCAGGACGTCCGCCGCCTGACCCTGCGCCACCCGCGCCTTGCTCACAACCCGCCACTGTACTACTAcaccaaaacaaaaataaacaataactttttACCATATCATTCAAATACCGTTTATTGGCTAGATTCtattaaatttctattattCTTTGTTAAATTCATATATCCAGAAAATAATGTAAGCAAGCATGCACTATCTGGTGACTCATCTAGAAACATACTACTAAGTATTGAACTGTCCTAAAACTGTGCCAGGCTGTTTTGGACATAGTCCAATGACCTAACTACCTCAATGGGagttgataaatatataaatttaagacAACTTTccaatatatacattttattgtacatagttttaatacacattacacacacaTCGCGCaattataaatcttatctagcgaattgcattaaattctataataaaattcctcttgaaataaccaatctgcccggctacaaatttaagtgtcatgttaagcgcgagttaatgtcaaaggggtattataatgtaaaggattacctcgatgatcagacggtttggaaaaatagtcctgcacaccctgtccaaccctatgttaacgccaatataagaaattaactacataaacgtctcatgtgtacctttctacaattttgacattatactgggtaacagttttaaaactccctgacatattttattttatattgactcagtgaattaccaatttataatagacgaccgaccgataccattttgttgcaccagcattgaaattaataattttaattatattgactgagatctatgtcaaaatgtgaaatgaaaatattatgtttgtaaatgtaggcgtatgcacgctgtacactgtctcaggttttataaattttttagtattattgtttttttttttcgttaatttttagttactgttaaatacttttatgtggattttctccgcacttttacggtgatgtgcgtgtattagcttatataattaatcagactttgtatagacaAGACTTATTCAaaaggaatatatttaataacaatattataaaagaatggacaattgatgacaaaaaataaagcccggaatTTCTTTCTGCCtctcttcttcgggtagtcatcgcttaggtagttagtgaaggctagtaggttagctaggttagggcttttattgtcctcactggtgaggatcgcgacgcgtttctcccttattgcttatttcaaaatacatatacacataattttatttcttcttccctgccagcccgagctggcttctttgtttactaagtatatttttcatttattttattttcaatataaattgtctttgtttatataagctaatttaataaagtaataattaaatattctcatgtaccttgacttatcataagtgcaactatgttcgcctacgtgatgattaaagcatttttattttttattttttattttatttttattacccctgcaggggtaggcagaggtgtaaccaagGTACCTATTTTTACCATGTATATTCAatttcacaatattataatatatagagcAATCCTTTTGCGACATTGGGCACAATTTAgcgcaaattttaattttaatatttatgtcaatATGATGATATAGTTGATGTTAGTCAGATTACAGTACAAACAAAGACACTGtgaagaacaaaataaatgatttttactaattgcctagataagatttaaaaatcttGGCAACTATAGAGAAGTGTCTAGTTGCATCTTCACTTACTTCTCTTTTGATattgtatgattttttatatgtatagctTAGTACATACTAagctatataaaaaatcacatacATATGTGCCTTACAATCCCAGAAACTTTGCCATACTGGCCACTGATCAGACATTATTCATATTGCATGATGTGTTtgggtaattatattttttcctaaaatgcctataactattattttatgcaatagaCCACAACACTAGGATTACAGTTAGGTATTtcatcatacatacatatgtttTATACTAGAGGTctccgtaaaaaaatattattaaaccctcatatttattttgccaAATCGCTTGAGTTTAACTAAAATATGATAtgtgttttcaataaatgtatacataatgagatgataaaaaaaatattttttcaaaatttactaaGTTGATAGAACGCAGTATCAGACTTTAGTAATAGCATGAAATAGCCCTTTGAGCCTACATTTAAGTtcgtaaattgtaataattgcaCATAATTATGAATGTACATACGCAGCACACTTTAacgttagaaaaatattttagatgaaATCATAACATAGTTATTTctgataatattaaaagaaattcgATTCAGTTACAGTAAGCATTACGAAACACCTATGAAAAATCTGACGGGCATGAAAATACTTGTcgtaatatttgttacttatcAGCTAAACGAATAGAAGGgttgaaaatattgtttgtagttCATTATATTAccgttttaaaatgaatgatATTGCAAAActattaatgaaaacaaacgAAAATcgatcaattaatttattatacgtacctttaaaaaatattcacgcTTGAAGACATACACCATTGTTAAATATACgctagtatttttattgctttttgttACTAATCATtcacttaataatttattatgtttttatcacaaaaaggcaaaaaaatgaaattaagcTGAAGCCCACGCACAGTACatgtacaattttaatttttatgtttcaacCTAGTGTTGTAACTTGTGatgacaattttaattaatcgattatttgaaataatgatttttgttttaattggtaaagaaaaaaatataaaaccgtaTCTGTTCTGAGTGACGCGATATATAAATGTTTGAGTTGATTTTCTGTGGTGAAATAAAAGTTTCACAACACTATATTTATATCTGTGGTTGATTCGTTGGTACGCCAGAAAGGCATTTAAATTCTGGCATTGCATATAATGAGTAACAATAGAACCCGTGAAATCATAACAATACAATTATTCCATTTTGCAAGGATATTTCGCTAAATAGAATGTTCATGTGCATAAAACATCCGATCACGATCGCAAATATCGCGTCTTGCGTTACGAGTTTTTGATACTTACAATAGTCCGTGTGATTGTCGTCGAATAGTGTAGATTATAGGGCATTACCAGCTCTTTATAAATGTCAGGAATTCTAgagctataatatttattcaaggaGTGTACTGCGGAGTGTACAGTCTATACCATCTCATACTTTCACAAAATTAACTAAGTACCTACCGTGCCTAAAgagatatttatacttttatactattatataaagctgaagagtttgtttatttgtttgtttgtttgaacgcgttaatctcaggaactaccggttcaaacagaaaaaatatttttgtgttggacagccctttgttcgtggagtgctataggatatatatcatcacgttatacccaataggagcggagcagtaatggctaatctcaggaactaccggttcgaactgaaaaaatctttttgtggtGAATAGCcttttgtttgtagagtgctataggctatatatcatcaccctatggccaataggagcggagcagtaatgaaagatattgcaaaaacggggaaaattttgttagttttgagagcttccgttgcgtgcgatgtatgacgggattgttccttttaaaaagttctacaaaaatattttatataataaagtcccccgctgcatctgtctgtttgaacgtgttaaactcaaaactacccaacgtattaagatgaaatttggtatggagacagcttgagaccctgggaaCAATATAGGctcctggaaaaatatatatcgtgacttttataacggaaaactttagcccgaaaaacttcataacgcgggtggagccgcgggcaaaagatAATACTGAATATGCGGTCAATACgcgtttcaataaaaaatttacttatattatattgatacgttcattttatttttgtgtacttGCAGGCCACTCAAGCCCAGATTACAAAGAAATATCAAATAGACTACAAACATTGACGTACGCAATatttcaaaccaaaataaataagttcgtCTTTTAAGTATCGAATTACCATTTTATCAGCAAAAATAACTGTTTCACAAATAAatgcttaaggtggtagctcaaggtccattttcatacattttgtttcggctttaatctgggtaactaaacaagtattggcaagtaaagaatttaaattcacgtctagttagtgattagttcttacttgccaatacttgtttagttacccagattaaagccgaaacaccTTAAAGTCAgtattaataacattgtttagtTATTATATTGATCATATAGAATATCTTATTtgttgtgtaaatatttgtctgtaaatctaaatatttacagacaaatatttactttatgtaatatttgGCCTAAAATATCGATTTATTGGTTAATCGACATGATTATTAATTCACAATACAAATCTGTCACGTTTATGAGaggcagtgttgccagaaggttacatttcttacatttttcgttacttttgaccccctcgcgtaacatgtaagtaatttttatatttaaggcaattttcgtaacttttgagaacaacgagatttgtaatacaacatttttattgtaaacagtttacgaacgcatttctattcaacgcatccaaattaaacacacctaaaactggcgggtctaaaaagtatttcactccacaCATATATCCACTcagagatggctcgccatgacaaaatgaaacgtatcttgcatataagtattaaaacttgattttgcttgagtgtgcgcgcgcacatttcctacttcgcgagtccccgcggtttcgtagctacaaaaatgcttgcccaaaaacgcgtaaattaaaaaaaaaaacaataatgtaacttttgcagcaaaaatgtaacatttcaggaaacgaaacgtaacttacggctcaagggccctggcaacactgatgAGAGGTAAGGTAACTATGAGGAGTAGAGACAAGAACAACCAAGTTTGTGGTCGTCCGTCGAAAAGCAGCAAATTACGGTGGCGTAACGGTAGCAAGTTGATCAATTTTATAGACGGCGCCAAAAGTTATTGAATGAGTATCAGTGAAATAAGAAAACCGACTTTCGCTTTTAGACACTTATAATTGTCACttaaggattttttatttcgaattattATAAACTGGATTTGTAACACTGAACATTCTGTAGCGCCCTCTTTCGGTTGACCGACATGTATCTATGGCTatgaataaaaaagatgtaGAAAAAGGGCGGGAAACGTTCGACTTGTAAGGCGcgcttttttgattttttattttaaaatataattttaataacttattcataGTGATCAGTGGTGTATAAActgtttttagatatattttaagtttaagtattataatttattctttatttgttaatttctttgtCAGTGCTGGCCATCTGGTAAGTTCTTTTATCTTACTTGCTGGATGATGGCTGAGCCCCCCGATCCTGGGGGGACAGTCCCTCCGGTGGGCTATAATGTAACAATTAATACTACTTGTAATGAATCTGAATCAGGAATGGACACGGACAGTTCGCTTTCTCAACGCCCACTTAAGAGAAGTcgtttaaacaaaatttgtaaacGATGTAATAAGCGTAGAAGGACACATGGTTCGGAAGACAACAAATTGATAAGTTGTCATTGCAATAACTCTGACGTAATGGAACTACCTGAAACTctaattaattctaattacCCCGATACACAGACTAAATTCAATCACAGCAATGACACATTAAATCCCCAGCATACCCCTACTTCTATCGGACGAAAATTATACGAAAGTACTGATAGTGCTCCatatgttatacatataaacagaATACAATCATCCCCCCAATGACGGCTCCACACTCCACCCTTTAGCTTTTGGCAAATTcctaaaaaaacatgattttaaaaatattataaatggcagTATCAAAAGAATTGGTAGAAACAAAATTTCTATgtcattttcaaaattcatcgatgcaaataatttcattgaacACAACAGTCTATCTTCACAAAATCTTAAAGCCTTTATTCCCACATTTAATATTACACGAATGGGACTGGTGCGGGGAGTCCCTATAGAATGGTCACCAGAAGAAGTTTTAGATAATGTTACAGTGCCTATAGGAtgtggtaaaattataaaaatgagacggttaaattataaagttttagtgGAAGGTTCTCCAACATGGAAACCATCCCAAACAATTGTAATGACGTTTGATGGACAAGTGTTACCTAAACGTATATTTATGTGCTACAATGCTCTTCCTGTTGAGTTATATGTTTACCCAACTGTCCAATGCTTTGCATGCTGTCGCTTTGGCCACACGAAAGTACAATGTAGATCAAAACCTCGATGTTTTAAATGTGGTCAAGGACACACAGGAGATTCTTGCAATGTGGAAGAGGATTGCGGCTCATGTTGCTTGTGTTCTGGTAATCATTTTGCTATTAATAAATGTTGCCCAGAATTTAACAGACAAAAAGATATTAAGCTGTTCATGGCTGAGAATTGTATTTCTTATGCCGAAGCTGCAAAAAATTTTCCATCAGTTAACAGATCTTTTGCTGATGTATTGATTAATAAACCTCTTTGTGATgaacctttaaaatttaaacagccAACCAATAAATCTACATCACacaaaaaaacaatcttttaaAGCCACGCCCACCACCTACCGCTATAAGTGGTTATAATCAACATGCTCATAAGGAACTAATTAAGGATTACAATATGCCATCCCAATCTGGCAATGGTTGTGCTTTGCAGCATCCACACCAGCAACAAGAACAATCCTTATCTGAGATTGTTCTagcacttataaattatttatctcaatATATAATTGAACCGTCCAACGTTGCCCCTGAATTATTAAACTCTCTCATTAACACACATAATAATGGATCAATTGGTCCAATGGAATTGCCGCAGTGTAATCAGTAAAAAAAGTGACTTAGCTtacattgttaataaatatgaacCCTTTGTGATAGCTCTCACTGAGACATGGCTTAAACCAAATTCTATGTTTCGTATACCCAATTATATATGTCTTAGAGAAGACAGAGCAGATGGGTATGGTGGTGTAGCCATACTTATAGAAAAAATCCCAGACATACACTCCTTTAAGTCTTCCTCCACACAGtgataattattcaattatagcagtcattattaacaatatatgttttgtttccaTCTACATTCCTCATCCTTCTTCTCtcgttttcattgaaattaataatatgctttCTTCTTTACCTCGGCCATTTATATTGCTAGGGGACTTCAATTCACATCATAGATCATGGGGCAGTTCCATCTCTAACTCCAATGGAGAAGCTGTTTTGGAACTTTTAGATACTCATAATCTTTGCATCCTGAATACTGGTAATCCAACACATCGCACTGGTCCTGATGGAATCTTAAGCGCTATTGATTTATCCATTTGCACTCCAAATTTAGCTTCCACTTTGTCCTGGAATACTATGGATTCCACCTTTGGTAGTGATCACTTcccaattttaattaagtttcctcagaaatatttaaaaatccctCAACAAGGTCCAAGAATTAAATATAGGTTGAATGATGGAGATTGgggtaattttaaatcaattgttgAAAACAGTATATCCTCTCTTCCaaatgtttcaataaatgatccgtGTGAATGTGCAGATGCTTTATGCACATTATTAAATGAAGCAG containing:
- the LOC115440055 gene encoding F-box/LRR-repeat protein 16 isoform X1: MSSVSAQGVVERASAELSRRITGLGLRGRKRSPGVVERVANALCGPAAPAAPRVPRRRRPSPRPLLWNQFILEERFLDKFFLYFNASDRRTLAQVCTRWRDVLYSSPRWWTGLVAVLDCRELRSATGCCMQRFYNSLIRRGIRGVVLVSASDDDINEFIRQFPLSAHHVHAISLKGCTITDRGLEAILDHLQVLFELELTGCNEITEAGLWACLTPRIVSLTLTDCINIADEAVGAVAQLLPSLYEFSLQAYHVTDAALGYFSPKQSASLSVLRLHSCWELTNHGVVNIVHSLPNLTVLSLSGCSKVTDEGVELLAENLPRLRSLDLSWCPRVTDNALEYIACDLNHLEELTLDRCVHITDIGVGYISTMQSLVALFLRWCSQLRDFGVQHLCGMRSLQLLSLAGCPLLTSGGLSSLIQLRQLRELELTNCPGASPELFDYLHEHLPRCVIIE
- the LOC115440055 gene encoding F-box/LRR-repeat protein 16 isoform X2, translating into MSSVSAQGVVERASAELSRRITGLGLRGRKRSPGVVERVANALCGPAAPAAPRVPRRRRPSPRPLLWNQFILEERFLDKFFLYFNASDRRTLAQVCTRWRDVLYSSPRWWTGLVAVLDCRELRSATGCCMQRFYNSLIRRGIRGVVLVSASDDDINEFIRQFPLSAHHVHAISLKGCTITDRGLEAILDHLQVGAVAQLLPSLYEFSLQAYHVTDAALGYFSPKQSASLSVLRLHSCWELTNHGVVNIVHSLPNLTVLSLSGCSKVTDEGVELLAENLPRLRSLDLSWCPRVTDNALEYIACDLNHLEELTLDRCVHITDIGVGYISTMQSLVALFLRWCSQLRDFGVQHLCGMRSLQLLSLAGCPLLTSGGLSSLIQLRQLRELELTNCPGASPELFDYLHEHLPRCVIIE